The following proteins are co-located in the Oryzias melastigma strain HK-1 linkage group LG8, ASM292280v2, whole genome shotgun sequence genome:
- the si:ch211-188c18.1 gene encoding uncharacterized protein si:ch211-188c18.1 isoform X2, whose product MSAVWLTFAAVLCLLSAAEGNNIVWKKVGEDVTIACRTSQEQNHMFLKRGLHEETVLFYADKNSTTSKIEPANKIQTRGKFPNITFTIKNLTSTDIGPHWCLFTHYDKNFKGTTDKKYGSILLVIKEDDFKVDCSPNTPMYLIAIVVSATVLITLVFTIILTRFVKLKGLKNQTQRRPTNDVYEDMRATIRR is encoded by the exons ATGTCTGCTGTCTGGCTGACATTTGCAGCCGTCCTTTGTCTGCTGAGTGCAGCAG agggGAACAATATAGTATGGAAAAAGGTTGGCGAGGATGTGACCATCGCATGCAGGACTTCACAGGAGCAGAATCACATGTTTTTAAAGAGGGGGCTCCACGAGGAAACAGTTCTTTTTTATGCAGACAAAAATTCTACCACGTCAAAGATAGAACCAGCAAACAAAATTCAGACAAGAGGAAAATTCCCCAACATCACTTTTACAATCAAGAATTTGACATCGACTGACATAGGACCTCACTGGTGTCTGTTCACACATTATGATAAGAATTTTAAAGGAACCACTGATAAAAAGTATGGATCCATACTTCTGGTGATCAAAG aagacGACTTTAAGGTCGACTGTTCACCGAACACGCCCATGTATTTGATAGCCATTGTGGTCTCCGCCACCGTGTTGATCACCCTTGTGTTTACCATCATCTTAACAAGATTTGTGAAg CTCAAGGGCCTCAAGAACCAGACACAACGACGCCCCACCAACGATGTTTATGAGGACATGCGGGCAACAATACGACGGTGA
- the si:ch211-188c18.1 gene encoding uncharacterized protein si:ch211-188c18.1 isoform X1, whose amino-acid sequence MIIQQQQTQLCCLCLFFFFFAEGNNIVWKKVGEDVTIACRTSQEQNHMFLKRGLHEETVLFYADKNSTTSKIEPANKIQTRGKFPNITFTIKNLTSTDIGPHWCLFTHYDKNFKGTTDKKYGSILLVIKEDDFKVDCSPNTPMYLIAIVVSATVLITLVFTIILTRFVKLKGLKNQTQRRPTNDVYEDMRATIRR is encoded by the exons ATGATtatacagcagcagcagactcaattgtgttgtttgtgtctttttttttttttttttgcagagggGAACAATATAGTATGGAAAAAGGTTGGCGAGGATGTGACCATCGCATGCAGGACTTCACAGGAGCAGAATCACATGTTTTTAAAGAGGGGGCTCCACGAGGAAACAGTTCTTTTTTATGCAGACAAAAATTCTACCACGTCAAAGATAGAACCAGCAAACAAAATTCAGACAAGAGGAAAATTCCCCAACATCACTTTTACAATCAAGAATTTGACATCGACTGACATAGGACCTCACTGGTGTCTGTTCACACATTATGATAAGAATTTTAAAGGAACCACTGATAAAAAGTATGGATCCATACTTCTGGTGATCAAAG aagacGACTTTAAGGTCGACTGTTCACCGAACACGCCCATGTATTTGATAGCCATTGTGGTCTCCGCCACCGTGTTGATCACCCTTGTGTTTACCATCATCTTAACAAGATTTGTGAAg CTCAAGGGCCTCAAGAACCAGACACAACGACGCCCCACCAACGATGTTTATGAGGACATGCGGGCAACAATACGACGGTGA